The Astatotilapia calliptera chromosome 14, fAstCal1.2, whole genome shotgun sequence genome includes a region encoding these proteins:
- the prpf8 gene encoding pre-mRNA-processing-splicing factor 8 produces MAAAFPYRGVPAAMPPGVPPGVPTAVPPGVPPPAPVPDYMSEEKLQEKARKWQQLQAKRYSEKRKFGFVDAQKEDMPPEHVRKIIRDHGDMTNRKFRHDKRVYLGALKYMPHAVLKLLENMPMPWEQIRDVPVLYHITGAISFVNEIPWVIEPVYISQWGTMWIMMRREKRDRRHFKRMRFPPFDDEEPPLDYADNILDVEPLEAIQMELDPEEDASVVDWFYEHQPLKDTAKFVNGTTYRRWQFTLPMMSTLYRLANQLLTDLVDRNYFYLFDLKAFFTSKALNMAIPGGPKFEPLVRDINLQDEDWNEFNDINKIIIRQPIRTEYKIGFPYLYNNLPHHVHLTWYHTPNVVFIKTEDPDLPAFYFDPLINPISHRHSVKSQEPLPDDDEEFELAEFVEPFLKETPLYTDNTANGIALLWAPRPFNLRSGRTRRAIDIPLIKNWYREHCPAGQPVKVRVSYQKLLKYYVLNALKHRPPKAQKKRYLFRSFKATKFFQSTKLDWVEVGLQVCRQGYNMLNLLIHRKNLNYLHLDYNFNLKPVKTLTTKERKKSRFGNAFHLCREVLRLSKLVVDSHVQYRLGNVDAFQLADGLQYIFAHVGQLTGMYRYKYKLMRQIRMCKDLKHLIYYRFNTGPVGKGPGCGFWAPGWRVWLFFMRGITPLLERWLGNLLARQFEGRHSKGVAKTVTKQRVESHFDLELRAAVMHDILDMMPEGIKQNKARTILQHLSESWRCWKANIPWKVPGLPTPIENMILRYVKAKADWWTNTAHYNRERIRRGATVDKTVCKKNLGRLTRLYLKAEQERQHNYLKDGPYITAEEAVAIYTTTVHWLESRRFSPIPFPPLSYKHDTKLLILALERLKEAYSVKSRLNQSQREELGLIEQAYDNPHEALSRIKRHLLTQRAFKEVGIEFMDLYSHLVPVYDVEPLEKITDAYLDQYLWYEADKRRLFPPWIKPADTEPPPLLVYKWCQGINNLQDVWETGEGECNVMLESRYEKMYEKIDLTLLNRLLRLIVDHNIADYMTAKNNVVINYKDMNHTNSYGIIRGLQFASFIVQYYGLVMDLLVLGLHRASEMAGPPQMPNDFLSFQDTATESAHPIRLYCRYIDRIHIFFRFSADEARDLIQRYLTEHPDPNNENIVGYNNKKCWPRDARMRLMKHDVNLGRAVFWDIKNRLPRSVTTVQWENSFVSVYSKDNPNLLFNMCGFECRILPKCRTSYEEFTHKDGVWNLQNEVTKERTAQCFLRVDDESMQRFHNRVRQILMASGSTTFTKIVNKWNTALIGLMTYFREAVVNTQELLDLLVKCENKIQTRIKIGLNSKMPSRFPPVVFYTPKELGGLGMLSMGHVLIPQSDLRWSKQTDVGITHFRSGMSHEEDQLIPNLYRYIQPWESEFIDSQRVWAEYALKRQEAIAQNRRLTLEDLEDSWDRGIPRINTLFQKDRHTLAYDKGWRVRTDFKQYQVLKQNPFWWTHQRHDGKLWNLNNYRTDMIQALGGVEGILEHTLFKGTYFPTWEGLFWEKASGFEESMKWKKLTNAQRSGLNQIPNRRFTLWWSPTINRANVYVGFQVQLDLTGIFMHGKIPTLKISLIQIFRAHLWQKIHESIVMDLCQVFDQELDALEIETVQKETIHPRKSYKMNSSCADILLFASYKWNVSRPSLLADSKDVMDSTTTQKYWIDIQLRWGDYDSHDIERYARAKFLDYTTDNMSIYPSPTGVLIAIDLAYNLHSAYGNWFPGGKPLIQQAMAKIMKANPALYVLRERIRKGLQLYSSEPTEPYLSSQNYGELFSNQIIWFVDDTNVYRVTIHKTFEGNLTTKPINGAIFIFNPRTGQLFLKIIHTSVWAGQKRLGQLAKWKTAEEVAALIRSLPVEEQPKQIIVTRKGMLDPLEVHLLDFPNIVIKGSELQLPFQACLKVEKFGDLILKATEPQMVLFNLYDDWLKTISSYTAFSRLILILRALHVNNDRAKVILKPDKTTITEPHHIWPTLTDEEWIKVEVQLKDLILADYGKKNNVNVASLTQSEIRDIILGMEISAPSQQRQQIAEIEKQTKEQSQLTATQTRTVNKHGDEIITSTTSNYETQTFSSKTEWRVRAISAANLHLRTNHIYVSSDDIKETGYTYILPKNVLKKFICISDLRAQIAGYLYGTSPPDNPQVKEIRCIVMVPQWGTHQTVHLPNQLPGHEYLKEMEPLGWIHTQPNESPQLSPQDVTTHAKIMADNPSWDGEKTIIITCSFTPGSCTLTAYKLTPSGYEWGRQNTDKGNNPKGYLPSHYERVQMLLSDRFLGFFMVPGQCSWNYNFMGVRHDPNMKYDLQLANPKEFYHEVHRPSHFLNFASLQEGEIYNADREDMYA; encoded by the exons ATGGCAGCTGCCTTTCCTTACAGAGGGGTCCCTGCAGCGATGCCACCCGGTGTGCCACCAGGGGTACCAACTGCTGTACCGCCTGGTGTGCCCCCTCCTGCACCTGTCCCAGACTACATGTCTGAGGAGAAATTACAAGAGAAGG CAAGAAAATGGCAGCAGTTACAGGCAAAGCGCTACTCAGAAAAGAGAAAGTTTGGCTTTGTGGATGCTCAGAAGGAAGATATGCCACCTGAACATGTCCGCAAGATCATCAGGGACCATGGAGACATGACCAATAGAAAGTTTCGCCATGACAAGAGGGTCTACCTTGG TGCCCTCAAGTACATGCCCCATGCAGTGCTGAAGCTGTTGGAAAACATGCCGATGCCTTGGGAACAGATTCGAGATGTGCCCGTGCTTTATCACATCACTGGAGCCATTTCATTTGTCAATGAAATCCCTTGGGTCATTGAGCCAGTCTACATTTCACAGTGGGG CACCATGTGGATCATGATGCGTCGTGAGAAAAGAGATCGTCGGCACTTCAAAAGAATGCGCTTTCCACCCTTTGATGATGAGGAGCCGCCACTGGACTACGCTGACAATATTCTTGATGTGGAACCCTTGGAGGCCATTCAGATGGAGCTTGATCCAGAGGAAGATGCTTCAGTTGTGGACTGGTTCTATGAACATCAGCCCCTCAAGGACACAGCCAA GTTTGTGAATGGAACCACCTATCGTCGTTGGCAGTTCACACTGCCTATGATGTCCACACTGTACCGTCTGGCCAATCAGCTTCTGACAGATCTGGTTGATAGAAACTACTTTTACCTCTTTGACCTGAAGGCTTTCTTCACGTCCAAGGCTTTAAACATGGCCATCCCTGGAGGACCAAAGTTTGAGCCGTTGGTCAGAGACATCAACCTCCA GGATGAAGACTGGAACGAGTTCAACGACATCAACAAAATCATCATCCGACAGCCCATCAGGACAGAGTACAAAATCGGCTTCCCCTACCTGTACAACAATTTGCCCCACCACGTCCACCTCACCTG gtACCACACACCAAATGTGGTTTTTATCAAAACAGAAGACCCCGATCTTCCTGCATTTTACTTTGACCCACTGATCAACCCCATTTCACACAGACATTCTGTTAAG AGTCAGGAGCCTCTGccagatgatgatgaggagTTTGAGCTTGCTGAGTTTGTGGAACCCTTCCTCAAAGAAACCCCACTCTACACAGACAACACAGCCAATGGCATTGCTCTCCTGTGGGCGCCGAGACCCTTCAACCTCAGATCTGGCCGAACAAGACGTGCCATCGATATCCCCCTGATCAAGAACTG GTACCGCGAGCATTGCCCTGCTGGACAGCCAGTGAAAGTACGTGTGTCATACCAGAAACTGCTGAAGTACTACGTGCTCAATGCTCTCAAACACAGACCACCCAAGGCCCAGAAGAAGAG ATACCTATTCCGCTCCTTTAAGGCCACAAAGTTCTTCCAGTCCACAAAGCTGGATTGGGTGGAGGTTGGCCTGCAGGTTTGCAGACAGGGCTACAACATGCTCAATCTGCTCATCCATCGTAAGAACCTCAACTACCTGCATCTGGACTACAACTTCAACCTGAAGCCTGTCAAGACACTGACCACAAAG GAGAGAAAGAAGTCGCGATTCGGCAATGCCTTTCATCTGTGCAGAGAGGTTCTCCGTCTAAGCAAGCTGGTGGTTGACAGCCACGTGCAGTACAGACTGGGAAATGTTGATGCCTTCCAG TTGGCTGACGGACTGCAGTACATCTTCGCTCATGTGGGTCAGCTCACAGGCATGTACCGGTACAAGTACAAGCTGATGAGACAAATCCGGATGTGCAAAGACCTGAAGCATCTCATCTACTACCGTTTCAATACC GGTCCTGTGGGCAAGGGACCAGGTTGTGGCTTCTGGGCCCCTGGTTGGAGGGTGTGGCTGTTCTTCATGAGGGGCATCACCCCCCTGTTGGAGCGGTGGCTCGGAAATCTGCTGGCCAGACAGTTTGAAG GACGTCACTCGAAGGGTGTTGCAAAGACTGTGACCAAACAGCGTGTGGAGTCTCACTTTGACCTGGAGTTGCGTGCGGCTGTGATGCATGACATCTTGGACATGATGCCTGAGGGGATCAAACAGAACAAGGCCAGAACCATCCTGCAGCACCTCAGCGAGTCCTGGAGGTGCTGGAAAGCAAACATCCCATGGAAG gTACCTGGATTGCCTACTCCTATTGAGAACATGATTCTGCGATACGTGAAGGCCAAAGCTGACTGGTGGACCAACACAGCCCACTACAACCGTGAGCGAATCCGTCGCGGAGCCACTGTGGATAAGACGGTGTGCAAGAAAAACCTGGGCAGACTGACCCGTCTGTACCTGAAAGCTGAACAGGAGAGACAGCACAACTACCTGAAG GATGGTCCCTACATCACTGCAGAAGAGGCCGTGGCCATTTACACCACCACTGTGCACTGGCTGGAGAGTCGGCGCTTCTCACCAATCCCGTTCCCCCCACTGTCTTACAAACATGACACCAAGCTGCTCATCCTGGCGCTGGAGAGGCTCAAAGAAGCATACAG CGTGAAGTCTCGTCTGAACCAGAGTCAGAGGGAGGAGCTCGGGCTCATAGAGCAGGCCTACGACAACCCTCACGAGGCTCTTTCCAGGATCAAGCGTCACCTGCTAACACAGAGAGCCTTCAAAGAG GTGGGTATCGAGTTCATGGACTTGTACAGCCACCTGGTGCCAGTGTATGATGTGGAGCCCCTGGAGAAGATAACTGATGCCTACCTGGACCAGTACCTGTGGTATGAAGCAGACAAGAGACGCCTGTTCCCACCCTGGATCAAACCTGCTGATACAGAACCACCACCGCTGCTGGTCTACAAGTGGTGCCAAG GCATCAACAACTTGCAGGACGTGTGGGAGACTGGAGAAGGAGAGTGCAACGTGATGCTCGAGTCCCGCTATGAGAAGATGTACGAGAAGATTGATCTGACATTGCTCAACAGGCTGCTGCGTCTTATCGTTGACCACAACATTGCTGATTACATGACAGCCAAGAACAACGTGGTCATCAACTACAAG GACATGAACCACACCAACTCTTACGGCATCATCAGGGGTCTCCAGTTTGCCTCGTTCATCGTGCAGTACTACGGTCTGGTGATGGACCTCCTGGTTCTCGGCCTGCACCGTGCCAGTGAGATGGCTGGTCCCCCTCAGATGCCCAACGACTTCCTCAGTTTTCAAGACACTGCCACGGAGAGCGCTCACCCAATCCGACTGTACTGCCGCTACATCGACCGCATCCACATCTTCTTCAG ATTCTCTGCTGATGAGGCCAGGGACCTGATTCAGAGGTATCTGACAGAGCACCCGGACCCCAACAACGAGAACATTGTGGGTTACAACAATAAGAAGTGCTGGCCTCGTGATGCCCGGATGAGGCTGATGAAGCATGATGTGAATCT TGGACGCGCAGTGTTCTGGGACATCAAGAATCGCCTGCCCAGGTCTGTGACCACAGTCCAGTGGGAGAACAGCTTTGTGTCCGTGTACAGCAAAGACAACCCCAACCTGCTCTTCAACATGTGTGGGTTTGAGTGCCGCATCCTTCCCAAGTGTCGCACCAGCTATGAGGAGTTCACTCACAAGGATGGTGTCTGGAACCTGCAGAATGAG GTGACCAAAGAGAGGACAGCACAGTGTTTCCTGCGGGTGGATGATGAGTCAATGCAGCGTTTTCACAACAGAGTGCGTCAGATCCTGATGGCCTCTGGATCCACCACATTCACCAAG ATTGTGAATAAGTGGAACACAGCTCTGATTGGTCTGATGACCTACTTCCGTGAGGCTGTGGTAAATACACAGGAGCTACTGGACCTGCTGGTGAAGTGTGAGAACAAGATTCAGACACGTATTAAGATTGGTCTCAACTCCAAAATGCCTAGCCGCTTCCCTCCCGTGGTCTTCTACACTCCCAAAGAGTTGGGTGGTCTCGGCATGTTGTCCATGGGCCACGTGCTTATCCCGCAGTCAGACCTGAG GTGGTCCAAGCAGACAGATGTGGGCATCACCCACTTCAGGTCTGGAATGAGCCACGAAGAAGACCAGCTGATCCCTAACTTGTATCGTTACATTCAGCCATGGGAGAGCGAGTTTATCGACTCTCAGAGGGTCTGGGCTGAGTATGCGCTCAAGAGACAGGAGGCCATTGCCCAGAACAG GCGTCTAACTCTGGAGGATTTGGAGGACTCCTGGGACAGAGGAATCCCCAGGATCAACACTCTTTTCCAGaaggacagacacacactggcCTATGACAAAGGCTGGAGAGTCAGAACTGACTTTAAACAGTACCAG GTGCTGAAGCAGAATCCGTTCTGGTGGACACACCAGAGACACGATGGCAAACTGTGGAACCTGAACAACTACCGCACAGACATGATCCAGGCGCTCGGTGGCGTGGAGGGCATTCTGGAGCACACACTCTTCAAAGGCACTTATTTCCCCACCTGGGAGGGTCTCTTCTG GGAAAAGGCCAGTGGCTTTGAGGAGTCCATGAAATGGAAGAAGCTGACTAATGCCCAGAGATCTGGTCTCAACCAAATCCCCAACCGTCGTTTCACTCTTTGGTGGTCACCCACCATCAACAGAGCCAAT gTGTATGTGGGTTTCCAAGTGCAGCTTGACCTGACAGGAATCTTCATGCACGGCAAGATCCCAACGCTGAAGATCTCCCTCATTCAGATCTTCAGGGCTCACTTGTGGCAGAAGATCCATGAGAGCATTGTCATGGATCTCTGTCAG GTGTTTGACCAGGAGTTGGATGCTCTGGAAATTGAGACTGTGCAGAAGGAGACCATCCACCCCAGGAAGTCCTACAAGATGAACTCATCTTGTGCTGACATACTTCTCTTTGCATCATACAAGTGGAACGTCTCCCGGCCTTCTCTGCTTGCTGACTCAAA GGACGTGATGGACAGCACCACCACACAGAAGTACTGGATTGACATTCAGCTCCGATGGGGTGACTATGACTCCCATGACATCGAGCGCTATGCCAGGGCCAAGTTCCTCGACTACACCACAGACAACATGAGCATCTACCCCTCTCCCACTGGGGTGCTCATTGCTATTGATCTGGCCTACAACCTCCACAG TGCGTATGGTAACTGGTTCCCTGGAGGCAAGCCTTTGATCCAGCAGGCCATGGCTAAGATCATGAAGGCCAACCCTGCCCTGTATGTGCTCAGGGAACGCATCCGCAAAGGTCTGCAGCTGTACTCCTCTGAGCCCACTGAGCCGTACCTGTCCTCACAGAACTACGGTGAACTGTTCTCCAACCAGATCATCTGGTTTGTGGATGACACGAATGTCTACAGAGTCACTATCCACAAG ACCTTTGAGGGTAACTTGACCACGAAGCCCATCAATGGAGCCATTTTCATCTTCAACCCGAGGACCGGTCAGCTCTTCCTCAAAATCATTCACACCTCTGTGTGGGCTGGGCAGAAACGTCTGGGACAG CTGGccaagtggaaaacagctgagGAAGTGGCTGCTCTGATTCGTTCCCTCCCAGTGGAGGAGCAGCCAAAACAGATCATTGTGACCAGGAAGGGCATGCTCGACCCTCTGGAG GTCCACTTGCTCGACTTCCCCAACATTGTGATCAAAGGCTCGGAGTTGCAGCTGCCCTTCCAGGCCTGTCTGAAAGTGGAGAAGTTTGGAGACCTGATCCTGAAGGCTACAGAACCACAGATGGTGCTGTTCAACCTTTATGATGACTGGCTGAAGACCATCTCGTCCTACACA GCCTTCTCTCGACTTATCCTGATCCTCAGAGCGCTCCACGTCAACAATGACCGTGCCAAGGTGATCCTTAAACCTGACAAAACAACTATCACCGAGCCCCATCACATTTGGCCCACGCTCACTGATGAGGAGTGGATCAAGGTGGAAGTGCAACTCAAAGATCTAATTTTGGCTGATTATGGCAAAAAGAACAA TGTGAACGTAGCTTCACTGACCCAGTCTGAGATCCGTGACATCATCCTGGGAATGGAGATCTCAGCTCCGTCTCAACAGCGCCAGCAAATTGCTGAGATCGAGAAACAGACCAAAGAACAGTCGCAGCTTACCGCCACACAGACCCGCACGGTCAACAAGCATGGAGACGAGATCAtcacctccaccacctccaaCTACGAGACCCAGACGTTCTCATCCAAGACTGAATGGAGAGTCAG GGCCATATCTGCTGCGAACCTTCATCTCCGAACCAACCACATCTACGTCTCATCTGATGACATCAAGGAGACGGGTTACACCTACATCCTGCCCAAAAATGTCCTCAAGAAATTCATCTGCATCTCAGATCTGCGAGCACAG ATTGCAGGCTACCTGTATGGCACCAGCCCACCTGACAACCCCCAGGTGAAGGAGATCCGTTGTATTGTCATGGTGCCCCAGTGGGGGACTCACCAGACTGTCCACCTGCCCAACCAGCTGCCTGGTCATGAATACCTGAAA GAAATGGAACCCCTTGGCTGGATTCACACGCAGCCCAATGAATCGCCGCAGCTGTCCCCACAGGATGTCACTACCCACGCCAAGATCATGGCTGATAACCCTTCATGGGATGGAGAAAAGACCATCATCATTACTTGCAG CTTCACCCCAGGTTCATGCACGCTCACAGCCTACAAGCTGACACCCAGCGGGTACGAATGGGGTCGCCAGAACACGGACAAGGGCAACAACCCCAAAGGTTACCTACCGTCTCACTATGAAAGAGTGCAGATGCTGCTGTCTGATCGTTTCCTGGGCTTCTTCATGGTACCTGGCCAGTGCTCCTGGAACTACAACTTCATGG GCGTGCGCCACGATCCAAACATGAAGTACGACCTCCAGCTGGCCAACCCGAAGGAGTTCTACCACGAAGTCCACCGGCCCTCGCACTTCTTAAACTTTGCCTCTCTGCAGGAGGGCGAGATCTACAATGCCGACCGCGAGGACATGTACGCCTGA